A genomic window from Candidatus Binatia bacterium includes:
- a CDS encoding MBL fold metallo-hydrolase, producing MLQNFATTILCITLLGCTASTQDGIIRDMLSERIANSPTWIDQPGLQVLICGSGGPLVATDRAAACVAVVAGGKMYIVDVGAGSAENLGAWQAPMAKIAGVFLTHFHSDHIMELGEFNLQSWAAGREAPLPVYGPTGVEQVVTGFNTAYAQSRSYRTAHHGADFLKPETGLLKAHPFTVATGASPNDTTVVLESDGLVVRAFSVAHPPVSPAVGYRFDYAGRSVVITGDTGPSEAVVSAAKDVDVLVHDAMAHHMMNIVSEVAAEAGLDRNAKIAHDVPEYHASVTEAAKAANDAGAKLLVMYHLVPPPQNFVLERIFLRGVDDVRSEDVVLAEDGMWIDLPPDSDEILQDSVR from the coding sequence ATGCTCCAAAACTTCGCGACCACAATTCTATGCATCACTCTCCTCGGCTGCACCGCCAGCACTCAGGACGGCATCATTCGAGACATGCTCTCTGAGCGGATAGCGAATTCGCCGACCTGGATCGATCAACCGGGCCTGCAAGTCCTCATCTGCGGATCCGGTGGGCCTCTCGTCGCGACGGATCGGGCGGCCGCCTGCGTCGCCGTCGTCGCCGGCGGAAAGATGTACATCGTCGACGTCGGCGCCGGCAGTGCGGAGAACCTCGGAGCGTGGCAAGCACCGATGGCGAAGATCGCCGGAGTGTTCCTCACGCACTTCCATTCCGACCACATCATGGAACTCGGGGAGTTCAATCTTCAGTCCTGGGCGGCCGGACGAGAGGCTCCGCTTCCGGTATACGGCCCCACGGGCGTCGAGCAGGTCGTCACTGGATTCAATACCGCCTACGCGCAGTCTCGTTCGTATCGCACCGCGCACCACGGGGCCGACTTCCTGAAACCTGAAACCGGGCTTCTGAAAGCGCATCCGTTCACAGTCGCGACCGGGGCCTCACCGAACGACACGACGGTCGTACTCGAGAGCGATGGGCTCGTCGTCCGCGCCTTCTCGGTCGCCCACCCGCCGGTGTCACCCGCCGTCGGGTACCGCTTCGACTACGCGGGCCGCTCGGTCGTGATCACCGGCGACACTGGACCGTCCGAGGCCGTCGTGAGCGCTGCTAAGGACGTCGACGTGTTGGTCCACGACGCAATGGCTCACCACATGATGAACATCGTCTCGGAGGTCGCGGCAGAGGCGGGGCTCGATCGCAACGCCAAGATCGCCCACGACGTCCCCGAGTACCACGCCTCCGTCACCGAAGCGGCCAAAGCCGCGAACGACGCGGGCGCGAAGCTCCTCGTGATGTACCACCTCGTACCCCCGCCTCAGAACTTTGTCTTGGAACGAATCTTCCTGCGCGGGGTCGACGACGTCCGGTCGGAAGATGTCGTCCTGGCGGAAGATGGGATGTGGATTGATCTACCGCCCGACTCGGATGAGATTCTTCAGGACAGCGTCCGCTGA
- a CDS encoding TonB-dependent receptor, with product MAGRVYPLWAVGLSIGRSSDRRAGEPWGLGRRELGCWERATTPITTTLRLGGDVTQANLTTNGTRNWDWAIYSQGTVDILEWLSLIAGLGYTEEKKGADFSVQAILPVEGESMTQPASAIHTAWTPMATLALTPPEDMMSGAPLDHLMGYFTFSRGFRGGGFNAVLNPSLGTLTPFEPENPSTTHWSFRRTWSCRNGFPGT from the coding sequence ATGGCGGGACGCGTGTACCCGCTCTGGGCCGTTGGACTATCAATCGGACGTTCTTCAGATCGTCGGGCAGGAGAGCCATGGGGTCTGGGGCGTCGGGAACTAGGATGCTGGGAACGCGCCACGACACCGATCACGACGACTCTGCGCCTCGGTGGCGACGTTACTCAGGCGAACCTCACAACGAATGGCACCCGGAACTGGGACTGGGCGATCTACTCGCAGGGGACCGTCGACATCCTCGAGTGGCTGAGCCTGATCGCGGGTCTGGGCTACACCGAAGAGAAGAAGGGCGCCGATTTCTCGGTGCAGGCGATCCTTCCCGTCGAGGGCGAGTCGATGACCCAGCCGGCGAGCGCGATCCACACAGCCTGGACGCCCATGGCCACTCTCGCGCTCACCCCGCCCGAAGACATGATGAGCGGTGCGCCGCTCGATCACCTTATGGGCTACTTTACGTTCTCACGCGGGTTTCGCGGCGGTGGGTTCAACGCCGTGCTGAACCCGAGCCTGGGTACCCTCACGCCGTTCGAGCCCGAGAATCCTTCAACAACTCATTGGAGCTTCAGACGAACCTGGTCGTGCCGGAATGGCTTTCCGGGCACCTGA
- a CDS encoding TonB-dependent receptor plug domain-containing protein: MLEDTPLAVTAIGVEALRDHDITRLNEIKNLVPNLNWQQTPVGLNQSAQFRIRGIGTTRIAAAFDPGVGVYVDGVYFSRSVRAVTSVIDIQRIEVLRGLQGTLFGKNSIGGAISLTTVKPHEELESLAQVRPGNLGSVDTRAMVNLPILDKLLTRFSISTNNFDGFTFNTTTDE, translated from the coding sequence ATGCTGGAGGACACGCCACTCGCGGTGACGGCCATCGGCGTCGAGGCACTCCGCGATCACGACATCACGCGGCTCAACGAGATCAAGAATCTCGTTCCAAACCTGAATTGGCAGCAGACCCCGGTAGGGCTGAATCAGTCCGCCCAGTTTCGCATTCGGGGAATCGGAACCACGCGCATCGCGGCGGCGTTCGATCCGGGCGTCGGTGTCTACGTAGATGGTGTCTACTTTTCGCGTTCCGTCCGCGCGGTCACGAGCGTCATCGACATCCAACGGATCGAGGTTCTTCGCGGTCTGCAGGGAACTCTCTTCGGTAAGAACTCTATTGGGGGCGCGATCAGTCTGACGACGGTGAAGCCGCACGAGGAACTCGAGAGTCTCGCGCAGGTGCGCCCTGGAAATTTAGGGTCGGTCGATACGCGCGCGATGGTGAACCTTCCGATTCTGGACAAGCTGCTCACTCGTTTCTCGATCTCGACGAACAACTTCGACGGCTTCACGTTCAATACGACGACGGACGAGTAG
- the tsaA gene encoding tRNA (N6-threonylcarbamoyladenosine(37)-N6)-methyltransferase TrmO — protein sequence MSKCIEIPVIGRARTPWRRREDTPHQPVASPETEGTIEVEPQFAPALADVASFERIWLVFVFDRNRGWTSKVKPPRGGPKRGIFATRAPDRPSGIGLTNVVVKSVAVAEGLLRVQGIDLLDETPILDIKPYLPMVDSWPDAGHGWLEAYLDAGVEPRLKKPYRPISGD from the coding sequence ATGAGCAAGTGCATCGAGATCCCGGTGATCGGCCGAGCACGTACGCCGTGGCGGCGACGTGAGGATACGCCTCATCAGCCAGTCGCTTCTCCGGAGACCGAAGGAACGATCGAGGTCGAGCCGCAGTTCGCGCCCGCGCTCGCGGATGTCGCGAGTTTCGAGCGCATTTGGCTGGTGTTCGTGTTCGACCGGAACCGCGGCTGGACTTCGAAGGTGAAGCCGCCTCGTGGCGGTCCGAAGCGCGGCATCTTCGCGACGAGGGCCCCCGATCGACCTTCGGGCATCGGCCTCACGAACGTCGTGGTGAAGTCCGTCGCCGTGGCGGAGGGTCTTCTGCGGGTGCAGGGCATCGATCTTCTCGACGAGACCCCGATCCTCGACATCAAGCCCTATCTCCCGATGGTCGATTCGTGGCCCGATGCTGGGCATGGCTGGCTGGAGGCCTACCTCGACGCGGGGGTCGAGCCTCGGCTGAAGAAGCCGTACCGGCCTATTTCGGGAGACTGA
- a CDS encoding amino acid permease, translated as MTRSSAPRAIGMLGATTIVAGSMVGVGIFLTPHLVAQSVTSPGPFLLLWALGGVIAIAGAVTYAELGAMIPDAGGDYVYLRRAFGPTLGFAAGVVLFAGVFAGSIASMSAAVSQYQLSLLAALVGVDLSASWIDLSVVGLQLSGGELVAILLILLLTVLNIAGVRLSSLTQTLLTLVPVGLLTVFAAGALATAPHASAVPAAASAGGVGSISAAVLNVYFAYAGWNAVAYVGGEVADPGRTIPRALLLGTTLVTGLYLLLCAAWISVLGMGGIAEAFESGTAAARVLLGESAEGVVAVIIALALVGSINATVLGGARIGYAMGRDGALPRSFGALSEHGQVPARALWAQAAFSVFLVASGTFEELVQLTSVAMFLLGSLTVGALFVLRRREPGTERPYRASAYPWLPLLYLATALSVIGFEFWSFATGAEGASGLPLLGIGVFVAVWLLRGLRGERR; from the coding sequence GTGACGAGGTCCAGTGCCCCGCGGGCGATCGGAATGCTCGGCGCCACGACGATCGTCGCCGGTTCGATGGTGGGTGTCGGCATCTTCTTGACGCCGCATCTCGTGGCGCAGAGCGTCACGTCGCCCGGACCGTTCCTTCTGCTCTGGGCGCTCGGCGGGGTGATCGCGATCGCCGGAGCCGTCACGTACGCCGAGCTCGGCGCGATGATACCCGACGCGGGCGGCGATTACGTATATCTGCGGCGGGCCTTCGGACCGACCCTGGGCTTCGCGGCGGGCGTCGTACTCTTCGCGGGGGTGTTTGCGGGCTCGATCGCGAGCATGTCGGCGGCCGTGAGCCAGTACCAACTGAGCTTGCTCGCCGCGCTCGTGGGCGTGGATCTCTCGGCATCCTGGATTGATCTTTCCGTGGTGGGCCTCCAGCTGAGTGGCGGCGAGCTCGTCGCGATCCTCCTCATTCTCCTGTTGACCGTCTTGAACATCGCGGGCGTTCGGCTCTCTTCGTTGACGCAGACCCTTCTTACGCTCGTTCCGGTCGGTCTCCTGACGGTCTTCGCCGCAGGGGCGTTGGCGACTGCTCCGCATGCCTCGGCGGTGCCCGCGGCGGCGTCCGCGGGCGGGGTCGGTTCGATCAGCGCGGCTGTTCTGAACGTCTACTTTGCCTACGCCGGTTGGAACGCGGTGGCCTACGTGGGGGGTGAGGTCGCCGATCCGGGGCGCACGATTCCGCGGGCGCTGCTGCTCGGCACGACGCTGGTGACCGGATTGTACCTGCTCCTGTGTGCCGCATGGATCTCGGTTCTGGGAATGGGCGGCATCGCCGAAGCGTTTGAGTCGGGCACGGCGGCGGCCCGTGTTCTTCTGGGTGAGAGTGCGGAGGGCGTCGTCGCCGTCATCATCGCGCTCGCGCTCGTGGGGTCGATCAATGCGACGGTGCTCGGCGGCGCGCGGATCGGATACGCGATGGGTCGGGATGGCGCGTTGCCGCGCTCGTTCGGGGCCCTCTCGGAGCATGGTCAGGTGCCGGCGCGGGCACTGTGGGCCCAGGCCGCCTTCTCGGTGTTTCTCGTCGCGAGTGGGACCTTCGAAGAGTTGGTGCAGCTGACGAGCGTCGCGATGTTCCTGTTGGGGTCCCTCACGGTGGGCGCGTTGTTCGTACTGCGCCGCCGCGAGCCGGGTACAGAGCGACCGTATCGGGCGAGCGCCTACCCGTGGCTTCCGCTGCTCTACCTCGCGACGGCGCTCTCTGTGATTGGGTTCGAGTTCTGGTCGTTCGCGACCGGCGCGGAGGGTGCGAGTGGGCTCCCGTTGCTCGGCATCGGAGTGTTCGTCGCCGTCTGGCTTCTCCGGGGACTCCGCGGTGAGCGGAGATGA
- a CDS encoding sulfatase-like hydrolase/transferase translates to MGITSRTLPFLLGLLILPSLAGADDARPNVVIFLADDLGWSDVGFHGEEVIETPAIDRIAREGVELHRFYSTPICSPTRAALMTGRDPMRLGVAYGVIMPWMTNGVHPSEHFMPQSFHAAGYQTAMVGKWHLGHAQETYHPNKRGFDHFYGHLHTEVGYFPPFANQGGRDFQVNGRSTEGEGYETFVLADEATRWIKDRDPDRPFFLYMPFIAPHTPLEAPDDLLAKYADMDDDREKARSPQTDQSRLISKLMLRPSARPVYAAVVDAMDQAIGRVLDTLDEQGIADNTIVLFFSDNGGAAYATGGADNVPLRGGKGDVFEGGIRVVSVMRYPAKIEAGTRFDSIMSAMDVFPTIAAGAGVPRRNTADLDGRNLWNAIQEKRHVPRDEYMFFASETPISGWFNLTAFNDEWKLVQQVQQGLLSADVTDYLFHTTEDPYEYENLAEAHPDVVAKMAKAIHVWRQRYPISGTRHQLVPPPGWRAPKDWAGYPIPLDQLQDEPAIGMPPPFAIPALDWQHGEVGRLIYDCEPYEFLGGGLCK, encoded by the coding sequence ATGGGCATCACTTCTCGGACCCTCCCGTTCTTACTGGGCCTTTTGATTCTGCCGAGCCTCGCGGGCGCCGACGATGCACGTCCCAACGTGGTCATCTTTCTCGCAGACGACCTCGGCTGGTCCGACGTCGGCTTCCACGGCGAAGAGGTCATCGAGACGCCGGCCATCGACCGGATCGCCCGCGAGGGTGTGGAACTCCACCGCTTCTACTCGACGCCCATCTGTTCACCGACCCGCGCCGCGCTCATGACCGGCCGGGACCCGATGCGACTCGGCGTCGCGTACGGCGTGATCATGCCCTGGATGACCAACGGCGTTCATCCCTCCGAACACTTCATGCCCCAGAGCTTCCATGCAGCCGGGTACCAGACCGCCATGGTCGGCAAGTGGCACCTCGGACACGCGCAAGAGACGTATCACCCCAACAAGCGCGGCTTCGATCATTTCTACGGGCACCTGCACACCGAGGTCGGCTACTTCCCGCCCTTCGCCAACCAAGGCGGGCGCGACTTCCAGGTCAACGGCCGTTCCACCGAGGGCGAGGGCTACGAAACGTTCGTGCTCGCCGACGAAGCCACTCGCTGGATCAAAGACCGGGACCCGGACCGACCGTTCTTTCTTTATATGCCGTTCATCGCGCCCCACACTCCGCTCGAGGCGCCCGACGACCTCCTCGCCAAGTACGCCGACATGGACGACGATCGCGAGAAGGCCCGCAGCCCGCAGACCGATCAGTCGCGCTTGATAAGCAAACTGATGCTGCGACCGAGCGCACGACCGGTGTACGCCGCCGTCGTCGACGCGATGGACCAGGCCATCGGCCGCGTGCTCGACACGCTCGACGAACAAGGGATCGCCGACAACACGATCGTCTTGTTCTTCAGTGACAACGGCGGCGCCGCGTACGCAACGGGTGGCGCGGACAACGTGCCTCTCCGAGGCGGCAAGGGCGACGTGTTCGAGGGCGGCATCCGCGTGGTCTCGGTCATGCGCTACCCGGCGAAGATCGAGGCCGGCACTCGTTTCGACAGCATCATGTCGGCGATGGACGTCTTCCCGACGATTGCCGCCGGGGCCGGAGTTCCCAGGCGCAACACGGCCGATCTCGATGGGCGCAACCTCTGGAACGCCATCCAGGAGAAGCGACACGTGCCGCGCGACGAGTACATGTTCTTCGCCTCTGAGACGCCCATCAGCGGCTGGTTCAACTTGACGGCCTTCAACGACGAGTGGAAGTTGGTCCAGCAGGTCCAGCAGGGTCTTCTCTCCGCCGATGTCACCGACTACCTGTTCCACACGACCGAGGATCCGTACGAGTACGAGAACCTCGCCGAGGCGCACCCCGACGTCGTCGCGAAGATGGCCAAGGCGATTCACGTGTGGCGACAGCGCTACCCGATCTCCGGAACGCGGCATCAGCTGGTGCCGCCGCCCGGCTGGCGCGCACCCAAGGACTGGGCCGGGTACCCGATCCCGCTGGATCAACTCCAGGACGAGCCCGCCATCGGCATGCCGCCGCCGTTCGCAATCCCCGCCCTCGATTGGCAGCACGGCGAGGTCGGCCGACTGATCTACGATTGCGAACCGTACGAGTTCCTCGGCGGCGGACTCTGCAAGTAG
- a CDS encoding DEAD/DEAH box helicase: MLDAVKEDCLPGLWSKGVALGRTDSVAGDSHTADEWTFRVRLSGDEVAPTVILFPGDQEWDCDCEGPCDPCEHVAACAIAAVQMGGELEALFHGAGRIGTIRYVLRRTDGGLIVDRFLLCGDDEPRRLEQSLYDLIESEGAELNFEPSVEDLDVDLLLARREVPIEFERAKTVLSALVGVKDLRLEEMEVRASAQPLFPCARVLDAKGGGVELVIEADPSVSEVVAPGVLRAGDRLHPFGAGAHFGRAWERLPFRRTFRPDDVGELVGTLIPELERSISVDVQSTRLPGRQARQARVAPWLDFEIDTAEDGVDVLAKLVYGDPPVARIEGDRLVHLGGAVPKRDVGEEKKLTLRLRDELNLALDRRVRFASQDAARFLSDIRSFADGRPKGARGRREVDERAELTPRLTEGAAGIDLVFDAVGGGAKDIGSVSASAVVAAWRQGLGLVPLSGGGFANVPEGWLEKHGLLVTDLLAARESNGGSTPAAALPVLGELCAAMDAPAPFELERLRPLLDDAPAGAVKLPHDFRGDLRGYQADGVAWLTRLRDAGLGAILADDMGLGKTVQALCAIEGRTLVVCPRSVIHNWTKETDRFRPELSVALYHGPTRALTDADVTLTTYATLRNDIDVLGEVDWNVVVLDEAQAIKNPDSQSARAAFDLRAGFRLSLSGTPIENRLDELWSQMHFVNRGLLGGRRDFAERYEKPILAGDGAVTKRLRSRLRPFLLRRLKREVATELPPRTESVLYCELDDEERTLYDSVRLSSRADVVKKLGEGSNVMAALEALLRLRQAACHRGLLPGREAATSSKVEALCEALEDAVADGHKALVFSQWTSMLDLVEPHLASRSIPHARLDGSTRDRGAVVDGFQDPDGPPVLLISLTAGGTGLNLTAADHVFLLDPWWNPAVEEQAADRAHRIGQDRPVMVYRLVAKDTVEERVLDLQKRKKQIAETALSGEALVAGGVTRDEILALLEE, from the coding sequence ATGCTCGACGCAGTGAAGGAGGATTGCCTCCCCGGCCTGTGGTCCAAAGGGGTGGCACTCGGGCGCACCGATTCGGTGGCAGGGGATTCGCACACCGCGGACGAATGGACCTTTCGGGTGCGGCTCTCTGGCGACGAGGTCGCACCGACCGTCATTCTCTTCCCGGGCGATCAAGAGTGGGATTGCGATTGCGAGGGGCCGTGTGACCCCTGCGAGCACGTCGCGGCCTGCGCGATCGCCGCGGTGCAGATGGGAGGCGAACTCGAGGCGCTCTTTCACGGGGCAGGCCGGATCGGCACGATCCGGTACGTGCTCCGGCGAACCGACGGGGGACTCATCGTCGACCGGTTCCTGCTCTGCGGCGACGACGAACCGCGGCGGCTCGAGCAGTCCCTCTACGACCTCATCGAGAGTGAGGGGGCCGAGTTGAACTTCGAGCCGAGCGTCGAGGATCTCGACGTCGATCTGCTGCTTGCGCGGAGGGAGGTACCGATCGAATTCGAGCGCGCGAAGACGGTCCTGTCCGCTCTCGTGGGCGTGAAGGACCTTCGGCTCGAAGAGATGGAGGTGCGGGCTTCGGCGCAGCCGCTCTTCCCGTGTGCGCGGGTCCTCGACGCGAAGGGGGGAGGCGTCGAGTTGGTGATCGAAGCGGATCCGTCGGTGTCGGAAGTCGTGGCACCGGGCGTGCTGCGCGCGGGGGATCGATTGCATCCCTTCGGCGCGGGTGCGCATTTTGGTCGCGCCTGGGAACGTCTCCCGTTTCGTCGCACCTTCCGTCCTGATGACGTGGGAGAGCTCGTCGGCACTCTCATCCCGGAGTTGGAGCGGTCAATCTCGGTGGATGTGCAATCGACGCGTCTCCCCGGTCGCCAAGCGCGGCAGGCTCGCGTGGCTCCCTGGCTCGATTTCGAGATCGATACCGCGGAAGACGGCGTCGACGTCCTCGCAAAGCTCGTCTACGGGGATCCGCCGGTCGCGCGTATCGAGGGGGATCGGCTCGTTCATCTCGGCGGAGCGGTTCCGAAGCGGGACGTCGGGGAAGAGAAGAAGCTCACGCTTCGTCTTCGTGACGAGCTGAATCTCGCTCTCGACCGCCGGGTTCGCTTCGCGTCGCAGGACGCGGCACGTTTTCTTTCGGATATTCGCTCGTTCGCCGACGGACGACCCAAGGGCGCACGCGGGCGACGCGAGGTGGACGAGCGCGCGGAGCTGACGCCACGTCTCACCGAAGGGGCGGCTGGGATCGATCTGGTCTTCGACGCGGTCGGTGGTGGAGCGAAGGACATCGGTTCGGTGTCGGCGAGTGCCGTCGTCGCAGCATGGCGCCAGGGCCTCGGCCTCGTACCGTTGTCTGGCGGCGGCTTCGCGAATGTTCCCGAGGGCTGGCTCGAAAAGCACGGTCTTCTCGTCACGGACCTTCTTGCTGCGCGCGAGTCGAATGGGGGAAGTACCCCTGCGGCCGCTCTGCCGGTTCTCGGGGAACTGTGTGCCGCAATGGACGCGCCGGCGCCGTTCGAACTCGAGCGCCTTCGCCCTCTTCTCGACGACGCGCCGGCCGGAGCCGTGAAGTTGCCCCACGACTTTCGCGGAGATCTCCGGGGGTATCAGGCGGACGGCGTGGCGTGGCTCACCCGGCTGCGCGATGCGGGCCTCGGTGCGATCCTTGCGGACGACATGGGTCTCGGGAAGACGGTGCAGGCGTTGTGCGCGATCGAGGGGCGCACGCTGGTCGTGTGCCCGCGCAGCGTGATCCACAACTGGACTAAGGAGACCGATCGCTTTCGTCCCGAACTCTCCGTTGCGCTCTATCATGGCCCGACCCGTGCCCTCACCGACGCCGATGTGACGCTCACGACTTACGCGACGCTTCGGAACGACATCGATGTTCTCGGTGAGGTCGACTGGAACGTAGTCGTGCTCGACGAAGCGCAAGCGATCAAGAATCCCGACAGTCAGTCTGCGCGAGCGGCGTTCGATCTCCGGGCAGGCTTCCGGCTGTCACTGTCGGGCACGCCCATCGAGAATCGACTCGACGAGCTCTGGAGCCAGATGCACTTCGTGAATCGCGGCCTTCTCGGTGGTCGTCGCGATTTCGCCGAGCGGTACGAGAAACCGATCTTGGCCGGCGACGGTGCGGTGACGAAGCGCCTGCGTTCGCGACTCCGACCTTTCCTGCTGCGTCGGCTGAAGCGTGAGGTTGCGACGGAGTTGCCGCCACGCACGGAGTCCGTTCTGTATTGCGAGCTCGATGACGAAGAGCGGACCCTCTACGACAGTGTGCGCCTCTCTTCGCGCGCGGATGTCGTGAAGAAGCTCGGCGAGGGATCGAACGTGATGGCGGCGCTCGAAGCGCTTCTGCGGTTGAGACAAGCGGCATGTCATCGCGGGTTGCTCCCGGGTCGCGAGGCCGCGACCTCCTCGAAAGTCGAAGCACTGTGTGAAGCGCTCGAGGATGCGGTGGCCGATGGACACAAGGCTCTCGTGTTCTCCCAGTGGACGAGCATGCTCGACCTCGTCGAACCGCATCTCGCCTCACGTTCGATTCCGCACGCTCGGCTCGACGGATCGACGCGGGACCGCGGAGCCGTCGTCGACGGGTTCCAGGATCCGGACGGCCCGCCGGTACTGCTCATCTCGCTGACCGCGGGGGGCACGGGGTTGAACCTCACGGCCGCCGACCACGTCTTTCTCCTCGACCCGTGGTGGAACCCGGCGGTAGAGGAGCAGGCTGCCGATCGCGCGCACCGGATCGGGCAGGATCGCCCCGTCATGGTGTACCGACTCGTCGCGAAGGACACCGTGGAAGAGCGGGTCTTGGATCTTCAGAAGCGCAAGAAGCAGATCGCCGAGACCGCACTCTCCGGTGAGGCACTCGTGGCGGGCGGCGTCACACGCGACGAGATTCTCGCGCTTCTCGAAGAGTAG
- a CDS encoding NAD(P)/FAD-dependent oxidoreductase, protein MTDTLRPSGEPFEDDDETIAEALESANIPALLMSLVHLTGRTDVLRGPIRPPKVVGRIGKGLAKEEKAAVRAQVLRALADYRDRGCTLPPPPTAETIREMMSFATGEPVPESYVPMMQEEMALDGRDARDVSWDDVPADTRANLRVLVIGAGMSGLLAAIRLQEYGVPYEIVEKNDGVGGTWLENSYPGCRVDVANHFYCYSFEPNPDWSEYFSKRPELREYFETCAIKYGVRPQIRFRTEVVSARWDEGSASWDVVTRSADGTESSDRYDAIISGVGQLNRPRVPDIAGRDSFRGPAFHSARWDHDVDLRGKRVAVVGTGASALQLVPEVAKEAEHLYVMQRSAAWMSPNPAYHRTVPAGKKWLLRHVPYYARWYRFLLFWPASDGLMPSLIVDPDWPHQERSVNELNEQTRIGFTEYVKFQVGEDAALLEKVVPKYPPFVKRMLQDNGSWLSTLQQDDVDLVTDRIAKITPTGLELESGTEIEVDVIVFATGFHANKFLWPMEITGKKGSTLRERWGEEPSAYLGITVPSFPNLFCLYGPGTNLAHAGSIIFHSECQVRYIMGCLSALLKGGHRTIECREDVAAAYEQRHLGATQRTVWAHTGTRSWYKNEAGRVTTVSPWLLVDYWGWTREPDLDDFELR, encoded by the coding sequence ATGACGGACACACTTCGCCCCTCCGGGGAGCCCTTCGAGGACGACGACGAGACGATCGCTGAAGCGCTCGAGAGCGCGAACATTCCGGCGCTCCTGATGAGTCTCGTCCATCTCACGGGACGAACCGACGTGCTGCGCGGGCCGATTCGACCTCCCAAGGTCGTGGGGCGAATCGGGAAGGGGCTGGCGAAGGAGGAGAAGGCTGCGGTCCGTGCGCAGGTTCTGCGTGCGCTTGCGGACTACCGCGATCGCGGATGCACCCTGCCGCCGCCCCCGACGGCAGAGACGATTCGGGAGATGATGAGTTTCGCCACGGGGGAGCCTGTTCCGGAATCGTACGTCCCGATGATGCAGGAGGAGATGGCCCTCGACGGCCGCGATGCTCGCGACGTCTCGTGGGACGACGTTCCCGCAGACACAAGGGCGAACCTGCGCGTACTGGTGATCGGCGCGGGCATGTCCGGCCTTCTCGCGGCGATCCGCCTGCAGGAGTACGGCGTGCCGTACGAGATCGTCGAGAAGAACGACGGTGTCGGAGGCACCTGGCTCGAGAACAGCTACCCCGGCTGTCGGGTCGACGTCGCGAACCACTTCTACTGCTACTCGTTCGAACCCAATCCGGATTGGAGTGAGTACTTCTCCAAGCGGCCCGAGTTGCGCGAGTACTTCGAAACCTGTGCGATCAAGTACGGCGTGCGCCCGCAGATTCGCTTTCGCACGGAAGTTGTCTCCGCGCGGTGGGACGAGGGATCCGCCTCCTGGGATGTGGTCACTCGCTCGGCCGACGGTACGGAGTCGAGCGATCGATACGACGCGATCATCAGCGGCGTAGGGCAGCTGAATCGTCCGCGCGTCCCAGACATCGCGGGACGCGACTCCTTCCGGGGACCGGCGTTTCATTCGGCCCGCTGGGATCACGATGTCGATCTGCGAGGCAAGCGAGTCGCGGTCGTTGGAACCGGCGCGAGCGCTCTGCAGCTCGTCCCCGAGGTCGCGAAAGAGGCGGAGCATCTCTACGTGATGCAGCGTTCGGCCGCTTGGATGAGCCCGAATCCCGCCTACCACCGCACCGTTCCGGCAGGAAAGAAGTGGCTCCTGCGGCACGTGCCCTACTATGCGCGCTGGTACCGGTTCCTGCTCTTCTGGCCCGCATCCGACGGCCTCATGCCGTCGCTGATCGTCGACCCGGACTGGCCGCACCAGGAGCGGTCCGTGAACGAGCTGAACGAGCAGACGCGCATCGGCTTCACGGAGTACGTGAAGTTCCAGGTGGGCGAAGATGCTGCGTTGCTGGAGAAGGTCGTCCCAAAGTATCCGCCCTTCGTGAAGCGCATGCTGCAGGACAATGGGTCCTGGCTCAGCACGTTGCAGCAGGACGACGTGGACCTCGTGACAGATCGGATCGCGAAGATCACGCCTACGGGTTTGGAGCTCGAGAGCGGTACGGAGATCGAGGTCGACGTCATCGTGTTCGCGACCGGCTTTCACGCGAACAAGTTCCTCTGGCCGATGGAGATCACGGGGAAGAAAGGCTCGACTCTGCGCGAGAGATGGGGCGAGGAGCCGAGCGCGTATCTGGGGATCACCGTGCCAAGCTTTCCAAATCTGTTTTGTCTCTACGGTCCGGGCACGAATCTCGCGCACGCCGGGAGCATCATTTTTCACTCCGAGTGCCAGGTCCGCTACATTATGGGGTGCCTTTCAGCGTTGCTGAAGGGAGGCCATCGTACGATCGAGTGTCGTGAGGACGTGGCTGCCGCCTACGAGCAACGGCATCTCGGGGCGACACAGCGCACCGTGTGGGCGCACACGGGAACTCGGAGCTGGTACAAGAACGAAGCCGGCCGCGTGACGACCGTCTCCCCCTGGCTGCTCGTCGACTATTGGGGCTGGACCCGCGAGCCGGACCTCGACGACTTCGAGCTCCGCTGA